One Brachyspira suanatina DNA segment encodes these proteins:
- a CDS encoding ABC transporter ATP-binding protein: MSDNIIVSLKNINVSYDENSILENLNLDIKDKEFLTLLGPSGCGKTTILRTIAGFIKPNSGEVLFDGKVINDTPAYKREVNTVFQRYALFPHLNVFENIAFGLNLKKVPKSEIKERVHQMLKMVNLENYGNRNIARLSGGQQQRVAIARALINKPRVLLLDEPLGALDLKLRKEMQIELKKIQQSLEITFVYVTHDQEEALTMSDTVAVMKDGEILQIGTPEDIYNEPKNAFIADFIGESNIIDGIMHDDYVVEFAGYIFDCVDKGFEKLEKVDVVIRPEDIIVVPPENANISGLVESAIFKGVHFEMILDAHGYKWIIHSTEKWEAGTEIGIDIAKENIHIMKKTIEEVII, translated from the coding sequence ATGAGCGATAATATTATCGTGTCTTTAAAAAATATCAATGTTTCTTATGATGAAAATTCTATACTAGAAAATCTTAATCTTGACATCAAAGATAAAGAATTTTTAACTCTTTTAGGGCCATCAGGCTGCGGTAAAACAACCATACTTAGAACTATAGCAGGTTTCATAAAGCCTAATTCAGGGGAAGTGCTTTTTGACGGAAAAGTTATTAATGATACTCCGGCTTATAAAAGAGAAGTAAATACTGTATTTCAAAGATATGCTTTGTTTCCGCATTTAAATGTTTTTGAAAATATTGCATTCGGACTTAATCTTAAAAAAGTTCCTAAATCAGAGATTAAAGAAAGAGTTCATCAAATGCTAAAAATGGTGAACTTAGAAAATTACGGAAATAGAAATATTGCCAGACTTTCAGGCGGTCAGCAGCAGAGAGTAGCAATTGCAAGAGCACTTATTAATAAACCTAGAGTTTTGCTTCTTGATGAGCCTTTGGGAGCATTGGATTTGAAACTTAGAAAAGAAATGCAAATAGAGCTTAAGAAAATTCAGCAGTCATTGGAAATTACTTTTGTATATGTTACTCATGACCAAGAAGAGGCACTTACTATGAGCGATACTGTAGCAGTAATGAAAGATGGTGAAATACTTCAGATAGGCACTCCAGAAGATATATACAATGAACCTAAGAATGCATTTATAGCTGACTTTATAGGTGAGAGCAACATTATAGACGGCATTATGCATGATGATTACGTTGTAGAGTTTGCCGGTTATATATTCGATTGTGTGGATAAGGGATTTGAAAAGCTAGAGAAAGTCGATGTTGTTATACGTCCTGAAGATATAATAGTTGTACCTCCTGAAAATGCTAATATATCAGGATTGGTAGAATCTGCTATATTTAAAGGTGTGCATTTTGAGATGATACTTGATGCTCATGGTTATAAATGGATAATACATTCTACAGAAAAATGGGAAGCAGGCACTGAAATAGGAATAGATATTGCTAAAGAAAATATACATATTATGAAAAAAACTATAGAAGAGGTGATAATATGA
- a CDS encoding ABC transporter permease, with protein sequence MKTKIPAIPYLIWTLVFVLVPLFLVIYFAFTNQRGDFTLNNFANVTGFTPVIIRSVILAFIATLICLILAYPLSYYISRQEKTVQNALIMLVMLPMWMNFLLRTYAWMTILENNGLINKMFMFMGLSPVKLINTQAAVLIGMVYNYLPFMILPLYSVMTKIHQSLIEASQDLGANSFNVFSKVIFPLSLPGMAAGVTMVFVAAVSTFVISRMLGGGSNILIGDLIEMQFLGMSYNPNLGSAISLVLIVISLCAIMLMQQIDEEDEDVKGMFL encoded by the coding sequence ATGAAAACAAAAATACCAGCAATACCTTATTTAATTTGGACATTAGTTTTTGTATTAGTACCGCTTTTTTTAGTTATATATTTTGCTTTTACCAATCAAAGAGGAGATTTCACTCTAAACAACTTTGCAAATGTTACAGGATTTACTCCTGTTATAATTCGTTCTGTAATACTTGCTTTTATTGCTACATTGATATGTTTGATACTTGCTTATCCTTTGTCATATTATATATCAAGACAGGAAAAAACTGTTCAGAATGCTTTAATAATGCTTGTAATGCTTCCTATGTGGATGAACTTTCTTCTTAGAACTTATGCTTGGATGACAATATTAGAAAATAATGGTCTTATAAATAAAATGTTTATGTTTATGGGACTTTCTCCTGTAAAACTTATAAATACTCAGGCAGCTGTACTAATAGGAATGGTTTATAACTATTTGCCTTTTATGATACTTCCGCTTTATTCTGTTATGACTAAAATACATCAGAGTTTAATAGAAGCCTCTCAGGATTTGGGGGCCAATTCTTTCAATGTATTCAGCAAAGTAATATTTCCATTAAGTTTACCGGGAATGGCTGCTGGAGTTACAATGGTATTCGTGGCTGCTGTAAGTACATTTGTGATTTCGCGTATGCTTGGTGGAGGATCCAATATACTTATAGGCGATTTAATAGAGATGCAATTTTTAGGCATGTCTTATAATCCTAATTTAGGTTCGGCTATAAGTTTGGTATTAATCGTAATATCTTTATGCGCTATCATGCTTATGCAGCAGATAGATGAAGAAGATGAAGATGTTAAGGGTATGTTTCTATAA
- a CDS encoding ABC transporter permease has protein sequence MIKKILSRTYIAFIFLFLYAPIAILIFFSFNKARGRGVFTGFTLHWYKELFSNDLILNSFFNTIIVAAVSSVFATILGTMAAIGINSFNKKMKNAVMGITYVSIINPEIVTGISLMLLFVIMKLKFGFTTLILAHITFNVPYVILNVLPKLRQQDNSLYEAALDLGCTPSMAFWKVVIPDILPGILAGFLMALTYSLDDFVVSYFTTGITSQTLPITIYSMTRKRVSPEINAISTVIFIVVLVSLVIMNLKEIKKEKYLMQLKRKINKH, from the coding sequence ATGATAAAGAAAATACTATCAAGAACTTACATTGCTTTTATATTTCTATTTTTATATGCTCCTATAGCTATACTGATTTTTTTCTCTTTTAATAAAGCAAGAGGAAGAGGAGTATTTACCGGTTTTACTTTGCATTGGTATAAAGAATTATTTTCAAATGATTTGATACTTAATTCTTTTTTTAATACTATAATTGTTGCTGCTGTATCTTCAGTATTTGCTACTATACTTGGTACAATGGCTGCTATAGGAATAAACAGTTTCAATAAAAAGATGAAGAATGCTGTTATGGGTATTACTTATGTATCTATAATCAATCCTGAAATAGTAACAGGTATATCTTTAATGCTTTTATTTGTGATAATGAAACTTAAATTCGGATTTACTACTTTGATTTTAGCACATATAACTTTTAATGTACCTTATGTTATATTGAATGTGCTTCCTAAATTAAGACAGCAGGATAATAGTTTATATGAAGCTGCTTTAGATTTAGGATGTACTCCATCAATGGCTTTTTGGAAGGTTGTCATACCGGATATACTTCCTGGAATACTTGCAGGATTTTTAATGGCATTAACATATTCATTAGATGACTTTGTTGTAAGCTATTTTACTACAGGTATTACTTCTCAAACTTTACCTATTACAATATATTCTATGACTAGAAAGAGAGTAAGTCCAGAGATTAATGCTATATCTACTGTTATATTTATAGTTGTGCTTGTAAGTCTCGTTATTATGAATTTAAAAGAGATTAAAAAGGAAAAATATTTGATGCAGTTAAAAAGGAAAATAAATAAACATTAA
- a CDS encoding ABC transporter substrate-binding protein — MKKKIFTIFILIAIAANAQKTVSLSVFDTNYYHKYKGQNLSVNVYNWGEYISDGSDGSLDVNKLFEELTGVKVNYSTFASNEEMYVKLKVGGIQYDVIIPSDYMIERLIRENLVRKLNYNNIPAHTNIANRFKNLPFDPTGEYSLAYTWGVTGIIYNKTLVEESPENIDWKILFDKKYKGQILMYYNPRDAFGIAQAYLGYSLNTTNESELRECAKLLKSQKPLVQSYVMDEMYDKMEAGEAAIGVYYAGDSLTMIDNNPDLNFVIPKKGANLFVDSICIPASSGSPELGEMYINFLSEPEIALANIEFINYASPNDGAIAIMSTETRNNKIIYPDKETLDNCEVYITLPDETNILMEDLWNEILSNDTTYKGWVIPVALGVIVLLCVVIIVLKKMKRREN, encoded by the coding sequence ATGAAAAAGAAAATTTTTACGATTTTCATATTAATTGCTATAGCAGCAAATGCACAAAAAACTGTTAGTCTTAGTGTATTTGATACTAATTATTATCATAAGTACAAAGGACAAAACTTATCTGTTAATGTTTATAACTGGGGAGAGTATATATCAGATGGTTCTGATGGATCATTAGATGTAAACAAATTATTTGAAGAACTTACTGGAGTAAAAGTTAATTATTCTACTTTTGCTTCTAATGAAGAGATGTATGTAAAGTTGAAAGTAGGTGGTATTCAGTATGATGTTATTATTCCTTCTGATTATATGATAGAAAGACTTATAAGGGAAAATTTAGTAAGAAAATTAAATTACAATAATATCCCTGCTCATACTAACATAGCTAATAGATTTAAGAATCTTCCATTCGATCCTACAGGAGAATATTCTTTAGCTTATACTTGGGGTGTAACTGGAATAATTTATAATAAAACTTTAGTAGAGGAAAGTCCTGAGAATATAGATTGGAAAATACTTTTTGATAAGAAATATAAAGGACAAATACTTATGTATTATAATCCTAGAGATGCTTTTGGAATAGCACAGGCATATTTAGGATATTCTCTTAATACTACTAATGAATCAGAGCTTAGAGAATGTGCAAAACTTTTAAAGAGTCAAAAACCTTTAGTTCAGTCTTATGTAATGGATGAGATGTATGACAAAATGGAAGCTGGAGAGGCTGCTATAGGTGTTTACTATGCTGGAGACTCATTAACTATGATCGATAATAACCCTGATTTAAATTTTGTTATTCCTAAAAAAGGTGCTAATTTATTTGTAGATTCTATATGTATACCTGCTTCTTCAGGATCTCCAGAATTAGGTGAAATGTATATAAACTTCTTATCAGAACCTGAAATAGCTTTAGCTAATATAGAGTTTATAAATTATGCTTCTCCAAATGACGGAGCTATTGCTATAATGAGCACTGAAACTAGAAACAATAAAATAATATATCCTGATAAGGAAACTTTGGATAATTGTGAAGTTTATATAACATTACCTGATGAAACTAATATATTAATGGAAGATTTATGGAATGAAATACTTTCTAATGACACTACATATAAAGGTTGGGTAATACCTGTTGCTTTGGGGGTTATAGTTCTTCTTTGTGTAGTTATTATAGTATTGAAAAAGATGAAAAGAAGAGAAAATTAA
- a CDS encoding bifunctional metallophosphatase/5'-nucleotidase: protein MFKRLHVILLLYLILLFSYSCSNSASKKTGNTGNLTIIHMNDTHGKDEEERVVNSDVNPPETNYMYGAARRASYIKQVKGDNNNVLVLHAGDTITGSVYSTVFQGRDEVDIMNMIGVDAAAVGNHFVDYGLSNFTEIMKERKFPTLSLNIKNKSDNSYYATPYIVTNVNGLNVAIIGVTTTDSVYSPKNIEGLIFEEEIKSLKDFIKQTPLNTTNDVTILLSHVGYEGDKKIAEAIPNTFDIIIGGHSHTELEKAEVVNGTPIVQAGSYGHYLGHVNLNVNNGVVDKNNLDYKLVAMDQTIEQDQDMLAFIDEMKGTVDKEFNVRIGTLPVELAHDGIRSNSMAIGNFACDLVKDSYENVDIVMINSGNLRSVLKAGDITLGNIQNEFAPFNNEVIIVSLNGKDVLDMIKLSGEKRGKGGFLQYSKGMEVKYTANGELVSAKLNGEDISESKDYTVILSDFVFDGGDGYVDAENNPIGRKGKNAVYTGNDIRDALISKIKELNNISTDYIDNNPRVIFE, encoded by the coding sequence ATGTTTAAAAGATTGCATGTTATTTTGTTATTATATTTAATACTTTTGTTTTCATATTCCTGTTCTAATTCTGCTTCAAAAAAAACAGGAAATACAGGTAATTTAACTATAATACATATGAACGATACTCATGGAAAAGATGAGGAAGAGAGAGTTGTTAATAGCGATGTAAATCCTCCTGAAACAAATTATATGTACGGAGCTGCTAGAAGAGCTTCATATATAAAGCAAGTTAAAGGAGATAATAACAATGTATTAGTTCTTCATGCAGGTGATACTATTACAGGAAGTGTTTATTCTACAGTATTTCAGGGAAGAGATGAAGTTGATATTATGAATATGATAGGTGTTGATGCTGCTGCTGTTGGAAATCACTTTGTAGATTACGGACTTAGTAATTTTACAGAAATAATGAAAGAGAGAAAATTTCCTACACTTTCTCTAAACATCAAAAATAAGTCAGACAATAGTTATTATGCAACTCCATATATAGTTACAAATGTTAATGGTCTTAATGTGGCAATTATTGGTGTAACAACAACAGATTCTGTTTATAGTCCTAAAAATATAGAGGGTTTAATATTTGAAGAAGAAATTAAATCATTAAAAGATTTCATAAAACAAACTCCTCTTAATACTACTAATGATGTTACAATATTACTTAGTCATGTAGGATATGAAGGCGATAAAAAAATTGCTGAGGCTATACCTAATACTTTTGATATAATAATAGGAGGACATAGTCATACTGAATTAGAAAAAGCTGAAGTTGTTAATGGTACTCCTATAGTACAGGCTGGATCTTACGGACATTATTTAGGACATGTTAATTTAAATGTTAATAATGGAGTAGTGGATAAAAATAATTTAGATTATAAATTGGTAGCAATGGATCAGACTATAGAGCAGGATCAAGATATGCTTGCATTTATTGATGAGATGAAAGGTACAGTGGATAAAGAATTTAATGTAAGAATAGGAACTTTGCCTGTAGAATTAGCTCATGATGGAATAAGATCAAACTCCATGGCTATAGGAAATTTTGCTTGTGATTTAGTAAAAGATTCTTATGAAAATGTTGATATTGTAATGATTAATTCTGGAAATTTAAGATCTGTATTAAAAGCTGGTGATATTACTTTAGGAAATATACAGAATGAATTTGCTCCTTTTAACAATGAAGTTATTATAGTTTCATTGAATGGAAAAGATGTACTTGATATGATTAAACTTTCAGGTGAAAAGAGAGGAAAGGGCGGATTTTTACAATATTCAAAAGGTATGGAAGTAAAATATACTGCAAATGGTGAGTTAGTATCTGCTAAATTAAATGGAGAAGATATAAGCGAATCTAAAGATTATACTGTAATTTTATCAGATTTTGTATTTGACGGCGGAGATGGATATGTTGATGCAGAAAATAATCCTATAGGAAGAAAAGGAAAAAATGCTGTTTATACAGGAAATGATATAAGAGATGCTTTAATATCAAAGATTAAAGAACTTAATAATATATCGACTGATTATATTGACAACAATCCAAGAGTAATATTTGAATAA